Genomic DNA from Candidatus Binataceae bacterium:
TCTCGATGAAAGACAACGCACCTTAAGGGAAGCGACGGCCGCCGCAGAGACACTTGAAGGACGCTCTCTTGAGGCTGAAACGCTTCGACTAAAAGGCGAGTTGTTGCTTTTGCAGAACGGCTCCAACACGGCGGAAGCGCAAAGTTACTTTGAGCGAGCAATAGCGGTCGCACGCAGGCAGAGTGCGAAGATATTGCAATTGCGGGCCACAATGAGACTCGCCTGTCTGCTGGACAAGCAGGGCCGTCGCGACGAAGCGCACACGATGCTTGCGGAAATCTACAATTGGTTTACTGAGGGCTTCGATACCGCCGATCTCAAGGATGCTAAGGAGCTCCTCGCTCAACTGGCTGGATAGTCCGCCCTCTCCTTCGATCCGCTCATTTTATAGCACATAAGCTCCTTTACGTGCGGAGCGTGCCGAGAAGTGGGAAAGAGCAGGGTGATGGGGAAGCTCTAGAAACATTCACTAGCGATCATTGTCTCAGCACGTAGCCTCGATATAGTCAGCGCGGGATCAAGTCGGTTGAAGCGATTATGCTCTGTATCAATTTCTAGAGTCTTGCTTTAATGAGTACAAGTGTCTGTACCTAAGGGAGTAATGACGGGACGGAAGCTTCTACACTGCAATGTGGCTAGCCGCTGCGCCCCGACGCTAGTTATACGAGTCCACCACCGCTCGAACTCGCTCGGGTAATTTCAGAGGAACCACTGATGACGTTCGATGAGGTTTTGGCGCAGGTGCTGGAGCTGCTCCAGCGCGAGAAGCGCATTTCCTATCGCGCTCTGAAGCGTCGGTTCTTACTTGACGACGAATATCTAGAAGACCTAAAGAGCGAGTTAATTGACGCAAAGCAACTGGCGATCGACGAAAACGGTACAGTGCTGGTCTGGAACGGTTCGCAACCATCGCCGCCAGAGCCGAAGGCCGCTGCAGCGTCAACCCCCTCCACCCTGCCGAGCGGCTCCAATGATGGTGAGCGACGACAACTGACGGTGATGTTCTGTGACCTGGTAGGCTCTACGGCGCTCTCCGAACAATTTGATCCCGAAGAACTTCGCGATTTGGTTCGAGCGTACCAGCAGAATTGTATCGCTGTGATCAGCCGTTTCGAGGGTTACATCGCAAAATATCTCGGCGACGGAGTGCTGGCTTATTTTGGCTATCCGCACGCCCATGAAGACGATGCGCAGCGGGCAGTGCACGCCGGCCTCGGGATCGTCGCCGCGATGCGTTCCTTCAATTTGCAACGGGGTGAGACTTCGCTCGCCTCGCTCCGTGTGCGCGTCGCCATCCACACAGGGCTTGTCGTGGTCGGCGAGATGGGCGGCGGTGATTTTCGCGAGCAGTCGGCGATAGTGGGCGATACTCCTAACGCCGCAGCCCGGCTCCAGGAAATCGCGGATCCTGACTCGGTCGTGATCAGCGCCGCCACTTATCAGTTGATCCGTGGCCTGTTCGACTGCGAGTCTCTCGGAGCGCGTTCTCTGAAGGGTTTCACCAATCCCGTCCAAGCTTATCGAGTATTACGGGAGAGCGAGGCCCATAATCGCTTCGATGTGGCGATCCAGACTGGCCTGGCGCCGATGGTCGGGAGAGACAGCGAGTGCGCAATCCTGAAGGAGCGTTGGGAACGCGCCCCGAATCACGAGGGACAGATTGTTCTTGTAAGCGGTGAACCGGGTGTTGGAAAGTCGCGCCTGTTGCAGGCCTTTAAGGAGGAAGTCGCGAAGGAGCCTGACCGCTGCTGGCTCGAATGTCACTGTTCTCCCTACCATCAGAACAGTGCGCTATATCCAGTTATCGATTTGTTACAGCGCCTGTTGAGATTCGAGCCTCTCGATGGGCCAGTGCAAAAATTGGCCAAACTAGTCGAGGGCTTAGAGCAATATGGCCTGCCACCAGCGGAAAATGTGTCGTTGATCGCGCCCCTCTTGACGCTGCCAGTACCTGAAACGTATCCGCGACTCACGTTGACGCTCGAGGCACAAAAGGAAAAGACCTATTTTGCCGTCCAGTCCTGGCTGTTGACCATCGCAGAACGCACCGGGCTGGCCCTGGTATTCGAGGATCTCCACTGGGCAGATCCTTCCACCCTCGAATTGCTGGGTCATCTCATTGAACAGGTCCCGACGGCCCGTCTGCTATTGGTTCTAACGTGCCGTCCTGAGTTCTCGCCGCCTTGGTCTAGCCGATCACATTTCGCGAGCATAACCCTCAACCGGCTGCCGCGTTCACAGACCGAGAGAATGGTGCAAAACGTTACAGGTGGGAAGCTGCTGCCGGGCCAGGTGCTCGAACAGATCATCGCCAAGACGGATGGCGTCCCGTTATTCGTCGAAGAGCTAACCAGGATGGTGGTGGAATCGGGTCTTCTTCGCGAACGGGATGGTCATTACGATTTAAGCGGGCCGCTCCCGCCCCTGGCGATCCCGTCCACACTGCAAGACTCGCTAACCGCAAGACTGGATCGCCTGGGGGACGCGCGAGAGGTGGCGCAGCTCGCAGCCACCATCGGGCGTGATTTCCCGTATGAGCTACTGCGATTAATTGGGTCCAAGGATGAGGCGAGCTTGCAAAGAGCGCTGGGGAGGCTAGTGGAAGCAGAGGTGCTCTACCGGCGCGGGGTGATGCCACAGGCACAGTTTCTGTTCAAGCATGCCCTGATCCGCGACGCCGCATACGAATCGTTACTAAAAAGTAAGCGCCAGCAGGTTCATTCACGCATTGCCCAAGCGCTCAAGGAAGAATTTGCTGACTTGGCTAAGGTGCAGCCAGAATTGGTCGCACACCACTATACCCAGGCTGGATTGTCAGAAGCGGCTGTACCTTACTGGCAGAAGGCAGGAGAGCTAGCTCTCGAGCGCTGTGCCTTCCAAGAATCAATCAACCAGTTTATACGAGCATTGAGTTTACTGCCGCCTCAAACCGACGGCCTCATCACGGATACCCAGGAACAGGAAAATGGAGAGCTGCGATGCACGCTCCTGCTCGCCGTAGGAGAGGCGCAAAGAAGAGGTGGACAACCGGTGAAAGCCCAGGAGACGTTACTGCTTGTAACGACGGCGGCACGAACCCTAGCATCCGCGGATATCATTGCGCGGGCCGCATTTCAGTTTTCTCTGGTGGGTTTACAGTTCGGCCTAGTTGCCCCACCAAGCACAATACGTTGGTTCGAGGACACGCTGGCGAAACTTGGATCCCAAGATAGTCCTCTCAAAGCCGCTATGCTCGGTGCTTTGGCGAACGTGTTGCCATCCGTAGGCGCGAACCAGCGGGCTCTGGAATACGGCCAGCAGGCTGCGGCTATGGCACGAAGGTTAGGGGAAGAGCAGCTATTACCGATGATTCTCGATGGAGTCTGTTTCGCGCTGCAATCGCCTCTGGATGCCCGGCGGCGGCTTGCCTACGCAAATGAAATGGTTGAGTCATCCAGTATAACTGATCCCAAGGCTGGCATCGGAGGCCTTTTGGACCGTCAGGTTGCCATGGGCTTCGCGCTTTGGTGGCGTCTGTATTCGGCGCTGCAATTGGCTAATATTGAGGCGGCCAGAGAAGATCTAGGCCGCTACAACCGCTGGGTGGAGGATAGGCGCGAACCATTCCTGATGTGTCTGGTCAACCATTTCCATGCCTGCGAAGCGTCGCTTGAGGGCCGGTTCGCCGATTTTGAGCGTTTCGCCCAGGAAGCGCTCGCCATAGGACAAGCGCTCGAAGTTGAAAACGCGGCAGGTATTTTTGGAACGCAGATGTTTACGTTGCGCCGAGAACAGGGCCGCTTGCGTGAAGTGGAACCGCTATTGCGCTATTTCATTCGGACACCCGAAGGAGCGCACGCCTGGCGTCCAGGACTTGCGCTTATTTATGCGGAACTGGGACGCACTGAGGAAGCGGCCGCAGAATTCGATCAGCTCGCGCAGCGTGATTTCTCTGACCTACCCCAGGACGGCAATTGGCTTATAGCGATGACATACCTCGCAGATGTCTGCGTATTTCTGGGCGACAAATCGAGCGCGCTGACGCTCTATGAAATGATGCGCCCATATCAACAGGTCAATATTTTGATCAGTGTCGGCTCGGCTTGTCTTGGGTCAGCATCGCGATTTCTTGGTGCCCTGGCTACTCTCATGGGGCGCTGGGATGAGGCCGAGCAGCACTTCGACGATGCTTTGACCATGAACCAGCGGATGGCTGCGCGGCCGTGGCTTGCGCATACGCAATATCAATTTGCCAGGATGCTTCTCTCACGCGATCAGCCGGGAGATAGCGCGAAGGCTGGAGCTCTGATCGAGGACGCACTAGCTACCGCGCGTGAACTCGGGATGGTGGCCCTTGAGCAACGTATCACCAATGGTGCACCCTAAGATCCACCCCACCAGTTCTCAGGCTGGCTTTATCGTCGAGCACCACGAATTCAGCGGAGCACGGACCATTTGGTCACTGGCAAATCAGCGGGTATTTCACCGACCTCAATAATCGCGTCAGCCGGGATATTAAGTCGTCGCGCCGCTTCGCGAATCGCCTCCGGGTTCTCAGCCTCGTATAGACAATAGGTTTTACGCTTGTCGGCACTAAGAAATGAGAAAAGCCAATTGATACCCACCTCGCCATTGACCTGCTTGATTGCGGCACTTATCTCCGGAGTAGGCTGAATTTGTTCTGCAAAATTCCGTTCGATCATGTAAAGTGGCGGCATATATTTTTCTCCCCGGTAACGCAGTTAACGTAGCCCGATTAGCGACCAATGGCGCCTCCTTAGGCATATGTTAAGCTGCGGCGCTTCGCAATCGACGCCGGCCTTTCCTACAATATCCGCGTTTCACGACAATTGACATTCGGCCCTCGCTCGATTGGGAGGGTACCCTACCCACCCAAGCTCAATCGAGCTGCTTCCCGTGTTTAGAAAAACATAAATGTAGTTTAAGTGCGGAGGTGGTCGAGAGGGTAGAGAGCATACAGAAAGTACTAGAAATCTTCCGCTCGTTGACGAAAGCTACGACAATTCGCTGGCTTTTTCGGAGACCCGCCGAATTCTCTGGCGCAGGAAACATAGAAATCGATGTCACCGTTGACAACGCCGTTCGGCCGGCGCGCTGGCAGAGCAAATCGTATGATCGGACACCGAGATTGCTATGGTAAAAGGCGTTAGGTTTGGTGTCGTTTATTTGCGTTAACCACGATCGCTAGAACATCAGCTTCGGCATTATTGATACTTGAATAATATAGTGACATAAGCTAGTCTAGGTGGATGGGATTTCCACGAGGGATGCGGCGGGATCGGGTGGCCTTGGAACGGCGGCGATTGCAGGCGGCACGGCTGCTGGAGCAGGGCTTAGCCGAGGCCGAAGTGGCGCGGCGGCTGGGCGTGCATCGCCAGTCGGTGAACCGCTGGGCCAAGGCGTTAAAGGTAGAAGGCCGCGCCGGTTTGCACCGGGCACAGCGGGCGGG
This window encodes:
- a CDS encoding DUF4242 domain-containing protein → MPPLYMIERNFAEQIQPTPEISAAIKQVNGEVGINWLFSFLSADKRKTYCLYEAENPEAIREAARRLNIPADAIIEVGEIPADLPVTKWSVLR
- a CDS encoding adenylate/guanylate cyclase domain-containing protein; the protein is MTFDEVLAQVLELLQREKRISYRALKRRFLLDDEYLEDLKSELIDAKQLAIDENGTVLVWNGSQPSPPEPKAAAASTPSTLPSGSNDGERRQLTVMFCDLVGSTALSEQFDPEELRDLVRAYQQNCIAVISRFEGYIAKYLGDGVLAYFGYPHAHEDDAQRAVHAGLGIVAAMRSFNLQRGETSLASLRVRVAIHTGLVVVGEMGGGDFREQSAIVGDTPNAAARLQEIADPDSVVISAATYQLIRGLFDCESLGARSLKGFTNPVQAYRVLRESEAHNRFDVAIQTGLAPMVGRDSECAILKERWERAPNHEGQIVLVSGEPGVGKSRLLQAFKEEVAKEPDRCWLECHCSPYHQNSALYPVIDLLQRLLRFEPLDGPVQKLAKLVEGLEQYGLPPAENVSLIAPLLTLPVPETYPRLTLTLEAQKEKTYFAVQSWLLTIAERTGLALVFEDLHWADPSTLELLGHLIEQVPTARLLLVLTCRPEFSPPWSSRSHFASITLNRLPRSQTERMVQNVTGGKLLPGQVLEQIIAKTDGVPLFVEELTRMVVESGLLRERDGHYDLSGPLPPLAIPSTLQDSLTARLDRLGDAREVAQLAATIGRDFPYELLRLIGSKDEASLQRALGRLVEAEVLYRRGVMPQAQFLFKHALIRDAAYESLLKSKRQQVHSRIAQALKEEFADLAKVQPELVAHHYTQAGLSEAAVPYWQKAGELALERCAFQESINQFIRALSLLPPQTDGLITDTQEQENGELRCTLLLAVGEAQRRGGQPVKAQETLLLVTTAARTLASADIIARAAFQFSLVGLQFGLVAPPSTIRWFEDTLAKLGSQDSPLKAAMLGALANVLPSVGANQRALEYGQQAAAMARRLGEEQLLPMILDGVCFALQSPLDARRRLAYANEMVESSSITDPKAGIGGLLDRQVAMGFALWWRLYSALQLANIEAAREDLGRYNRWVEDRREPFLMCLVNHFHACEASLEGRFADFERFAQEALAIGQALEVENAAGIFGTQMFTLRREQGRLREVEPLLRYFIRTPEGAHAWRPGLALIYAELGRTEEAAAEFDQLAQRDFSDLPQDGNWLIAMTYLADVCVFLGDKSSALTLYEMMRPYQQVNILISVGSACLGSASRFLGALATLMGRWDEAEQHFDDALTMNQRMAARPWLAHTQYQFARMLLSRDQPGDSAKAGALIEDALATARELGMVALEQRITNGAP